One window from the genome of Coregonus clupeaformis isolate EN_2021a unplaced genomic scaffold, ASM2061545v1 scaf1756, whole genome shotgun sequence encodes:
- the LOC123487513 gene encoding uncharacterized protein LOC123487513: MPSTTFSHHAVSTAEDIVNIIMQDLESVSQYTVDDADSFPLGEKKLEFQLKPRVVFDNLLDAAQTMYHRVKDRLNIFFSFPPVSVTTAKYVLDSTPVETLRRSKSADTALVEDRSRPPSVRSEKPLSKICLAKRSKTLLSSSGSSTDHHVIDTCSEDVTLPTRSMSVVSNNILKRASPLHGSGLSESCKPLVALKDVTVAVSQEGFSKTAKKTLSLILNVIKCRVANSESSSVGQIASEECLIATNMLDSVLESLDQLPDMSAADEITRTESHTSIAMDETGSRSTLVSQQEINISDTNIIVKTIMDTLKTDDPEMTSAEEHLDRLLSVEALQGASGNLIAKVHGLIQEITINRQLQSMVGHRSLSQPALPKPALRKLSKDDASEHIYNFAQTSVRRLLGQCMGGPMPPSAEMVLDQVIKLMTDVVMDSLTYVSKSTMEDVIVHRSVTLAYSSHSDTSNATSDITHGVVADLNATEEFPARSLSPADVKADGMARLPSARGEETKKNRKWRFLPKMHKFPKIMIKLFKTKGEPKRHPEQDALPTKRLRETHISQDAECEVPEVPSTSPPKEDLTTTPAPAPQESQSRKRPLIVRVLHALSRAISKPFRGASGKNN; the protein is encoded by the exons ATGCCTAGCACCACCTTCTCACACCATGCGGTTTCTACAGCCGAAGATATAGTAAATATTATCATGCAAGACCTTGAAAGTGTATCCCAGTACACTGTGGACGACGCAGACTCCTTCCCACTAGGAGAGAAAAAGCTGGAGTTCCAGCTCAAACCCAGAGTTGTCTTTGACAACTTATTGGATGCTGCTCAAACCATGTACCACAGAGTAAAGGATAGACTGAACATCTTTTTCTCTTTTCCACCAGTGTCAGTCACCACAGCCAAATATGTGCTGGACTCCACCCCTGTGGAGACACTCAGACGTTCTAAGTCCGCTGACACTGCTCTTGTTGAGGACAGGAGCCGCCCTCCGTCTGTGAGAAGTGAGAAGCCTTTGTCAAAAATCTGTTTGGCTAAAAGGTCTAAAACCCTTCTGTCTTCGAGTGGCTCTTCAACAGACCACCATGTAATTGACACATGCAGTGAGGATGTCACTCTGCCCACCAGGAGTATGTCAGTTGTGAGCAACAACATTTTGAAGAGAGCCTCTCCTCTCCACGGCAGTGGATTGAGTGAAAGTTGCAAACCTCTTGTGGCTCTAAAAGACGTAACAGTGGCAGTCAGCCAAGAAGGCTTTAGCAAAACTGCAAAGAAGACGCTCAGCTTGATCCTAAATGTGATCAAGTGTAGAGTGGCCAACTCTGAGAGTTCATCTGTTGGGCAGATTGCAAGTGAGGAGTGTCTGATAGCCACTAACATGTTAGACTCTGTACTGGAGAGCCTTGACCAGTTGCCTGACATGAGCGCTGCCGATGAAATCACAAGGACAGAATCCCATACCTCTATCGCAATGGACGAGACAGGTTCACGGTCAACGCTTGTGAGCCAACAAGAAATAAACATATCTGACACCAATATCATAGTGAAAACTATAATGGACACATTGAAGACGGACGACCCAGAGATGACTTCAGCAGAAGAACATCTGGATAGGCTCCTGTCAGTTGAAGCCCTTCAAGGTGCATCTGGCAACCTGATCGCAAAGGTCCATGGTCTCATTCAGGAGATAACCATAAACCGCCAGCTTCAATCCATGGTTGGCCACAGAAGCCTCTCTCAACCAGCGCTGCCTAAACCAGCCCTGAGGAAGCTGTCAAAGGACGATGCCTCAGAGCACATTTACAACTTTGCCCAGACTTCTGTTAGGAGACTCCTGGGGCAGTGTATGGGAGGGCCTATGCCACCATCGGCTGAAATGGTTTTGGATCAGGTCATCAAGTTGATGACAGACGTGGTGATGGACAGCCTGACTTATGTGTCCAAGTCTACAATGGAGGATG TTATTGTACACAGGTCGGTCACACTAGCGTACTCTTCTCACTCAGACACCAGCAATGCCACAAGTGACATCactcatggtgttgtagctgaccTTAATGCTACTGAGGAATTCCCTGCCAGGAGCCTTAGCCCGGCTGATGTAAAGGCTGACGGCATGGCCCGTCTTCCCTCTGCCAGAGGGGAAGAGACTAAGAAGAACAGGAAGTGGCGTTTCCTACCGAAAATGCATAAGTTTCCAAAGATCATGATTAAG CTGTTCAAGACAAAAGGGGAACCGAAGAGACACCCTGAACAGGATGCGCTGCCTACCAAACGTCTCAGAGAGACTCATATTTCACAGG ATGCTGAGTGTGAGGTTCCAGAGGTTCCATCCACTTCCCCACCCAAGGAGGACCTGACAACCACACCGGCCCCTGCTCCCCAGGAGTCCCAGTCCCGTAAACGCCCACTCATAGTCAGGGTGTTACACGCTCTCTCCAGAGCCATCTCCAAACCATTCAGAGGAGCTTCTGGGAAGAACAATTAG
- the LOC123487515 gene encoding uncharacterized protein LOC123487515 isoform X1, with amino-acid sequence MAELFGQGPSETCLVPLVQSQSNNSICDWTVNAGTIHPSTFLSDNRVTEVSSDVVDLVLEVFWITGFLDNRNPSRPQSACSHNSASGAIDMRAFAGDLVRQVSVKLIPFVSESQLSTMSMTDLSSSFSDSTLKQLCSRSVVALATACQAIKTELENQRPTNLAARDLLSSLVETIEDMDISDILQGPSAILEEAAVIKHPEMSTSTIYRSLLLDSSLASSKMVTESIIFNNPCPSEENVSIQKELPADKVDILHGQPVEEYIVKAEQCITQVIQDAAVTYTAALDKTDTCGKLSEILSVHVSSENIEEASSDLFGGIISDLHEVSEVNKASMRTKSGRKMFWVEVSSGSQKIYTKTLDKLRKLFTSHHLTEGKKYSCANRAFCNWTTCN; translated from the coding sequence ATGGCAGAGCTCTTTGGCCAAGGTCCAAGTGAAACCTGTCTAGTTCCACTAGTCCAGAGTCAGTCCAACAACTCCATTTGCGACTGGACTGTGAATGCAGGCACCATTCATCCAAGTACATTTCTGTCCGACAACAGAGTGACAGAAGTGTCATCCGATGTTGTGGATCTTGTACTTGAGGTTTTTTGGATAACAGGATTTTTGGATAACAGGAACCCGTCAAGGCCACAGAGTGCCTGCTCCCACAACTCAGCTAGTGGAGCAATAGATATGAGAGCTTTTGCTGGGGACTTGgtcagacaggtgtctgtcaaACTCATCCCATTTGTCTCTGAGAGtcaactctccaccatgtccatgACAGATCTGTCATCATCTTTTTCTGACTCCACCTTGAAGCAGTTGTGTTCTCGCTCTGTTGTTGCTCTGGCAACTGCCTGTCAAGCAATCAAAACAGAGCTCGAGAACCAGAGACCTACCAACCTGGCAGCCAGAGACCTACTATCGTCTCTGGTAGAGACCATTGAGGACATGGATATCTCTGACATCCTCCAGGGCCCGTCGGCCATTTTGGAGGAGGCTGCTGTGATAAAGCACCCAGAGATGTCCACCTCGACAATATACAGATCTCTGCTTCTCGACTCATCTCTCGCCTCCTCTAAGATGGTCACTGAGAGCATTATCTTCAACAACCCATGCCCATCAGAGGAGAATGTGAGTATTCAGAAGGAGCTCCCTGCTGATAAAGTTGACATCCTCCATGGTCAACCAGTGGAGGAGTATATTGTCAAAGCTGAGCAATGCATCACTCAGGTCATTCAGGATGCAGCTGTGACATATACTGCTGCGCTGGATAAAACCGACACTTGTGGGAAACTGTCGGAAATCCTATCTGTCCATGTTTCCTCAGAGAATATTGAGGAGGCATCCTCTGATCTCTTTGGTGGAATTATTTCCGACCTGCATGAGGTATCTGAGGTCAATAAGGCCTCCATGCGTACGAAATCAGGTCGCAAAATGTTCTGGGTGGAAGTGAGTTCAGGTTCCCAGAAGATTTATACCAAAACCCTGGACAAACTAAGGAAGCTGTTCACCTCCCACCATCTCACTGAGGGAAAAAAATACTCCTGTGCAAATCGAGCTTTCTGCAACTGGACTACTTGTAACTGA
- the LOC123487515 gene encoding uncharacterized protein LOC123487515 isoform X2 — protein MSRHEFSAKCIDIVAWVMESTSTVVVPALDLTMQIELSDSPSSSGSGSNEAGEVTSLGRSVRFSCSGGASRCTSARTAYSTRTPTPFPSSHRSMTSLLSENEERYVSSPEGGDREMRHRPHSAPLRSVFGISEDSVFDMVQSGQSQGDIVPPPKRSRHEKYRPSKMSTDGKFMMGIVELVINLLNSRLAELMRSVSQGTLVLLTGSISASQQFAQEMLSMATSKMYSHAIEHIALGHKSPLEIETELEAILGPLAGQVIVIIIDSIIKAKANGGNEGRATSPLTYFLTAISAEIQSLVVHRSASRPSTRLSNNNHC, from the exons ATGAGCAGACATGAGTTTAGTGCCAAGTGCATAGATATTGTAGCATGGGTGATGGAGTCTACATCCACTGTGGTTGTTCCCGCCCTTGACCTCACCATGCAGATAGAGCTCTCTGATTCGCCAAGCTCTTCTGGATCAGGAAGTAAtgaggcaggagaggtgacctcTCTTGGCCGCAGCGTCAGATTCAGCTGTAGTGGAGGAGCCAGCAGGTGCACCAGCGCCAGAACCGCCTACAGCACACGCACTCCCacgcctttcccctcctctcacag GTCCATGACCTCTTTGCTGAGTGAGAACGAAGAGCGATATGTCTCCTCACCTGAGGGTGGCGATAGAGAGATGAGACACAGACCACACTCAGCACCACTGAGATCTGTGTTTGGCATCTCTGAGGACTCTGTCTTCGACATGGTCCAGAGCGGCCAGTCGCAGGGTGACATCGTACCGCCGCCCAAACGGAGTAGACATGAGAAATACAGACCTAGCAAAATGTCAACGGACGGCAAGTTTATGATGGGTATTGTCGAGTTGGTTATAAACCTTCTCAACTCCAGATTGGCTGAGCTAATGCGAAGTGTCAGTCAGGGAACTCTAGTTCTGCTGACTGGAAGTATCTCAGCAAGTCAACAGTTTGCCCAAGAGATGCTAAGCATGGCGACTTCTAAGATGTATTCCCATGCCATAGAGCATATTGCGCTCGGCCACAAGTCTCCCCTTGAGATAGAGACGGAGCTTGAGGCCATCTTGGGTCCTCTGGCTGGACAGGTCATAGTCATCATCATAGATAGCATCATCAAGGCTAAAGCCAACGGAGGAAATGAGGGGAGAGCGACCAGCCCCTTGACCTATTTTCTAACTGCCATTTCGGCAGAAATACAAAGCCTAGTGGTTCACAGATCGGCTAGCAGACCATCCACCAGACTGTCCAACAACAACCACTGCTGA